One region of Cinclus cinclus chromosome 1, bCinCin1.1, whole genome shotgun sequence genomic DNA includes:
- the PTPN23 gene encoding tyrosine-protein phosphatase non-receptor type 23 isoform X3, protein MEAVPRMPMIWLDLKEAGEFAFNAAVKKSAVSVPRDFEGCSTLRKYLGQLHFLQSRIPMGHGQDAAVPVTWTEIFSGKAVTHEDIKYEQACVLYNLGALHSMLGAMDKRVSEEGMKVSCTHFQCAAGAFTYLRDHFPHSYSVDMSHQILSLNINLMLGQAQECLLEKSMLDNRKSFLVARISAQVVDYYKEACRALENSETASLLGKIQKDWKKLVQMKIYYFAAVAHLHMGKQAEEQQKFGERVIYFQSALDKLNEAIKLAKGQPETVQEALRFTMDVIGGKYNSAKKDNDFIYHEAVPTLDTLQSVKGAPLVKALPVNPTDPAVTGPDIFAKLVPMAAHEASSLYSEEKAKLLRDVMAKIEAKNEVLDQFMDSMQLDPETVDNLDMYNHIPPVLMEKCAALSVRPDTVRNLVQSMQVLSGVFTDVEASLKEIQDLLEEDEAQERKLQELLGRVPPAPGSPPGLAEVSKECSKYLELHEKASFTNTELHRAMNLHLGNLRLLGGPLEQVRAALPTPTLSEDDKQVLQNLKRILAKVQEMRDQRMSLEQQLREMIQKDDITTSLVTTDRSEMKKLFEEQLKKYDQLKVYLEQNLAAQENVLKALTDANVKYAAVRKALAEVEHKWNTTVQTLVASYEAYEDLMKKSQEGKDFYTDLEGKAAKLLERARAACQASEAHRQQLLERELKKQPPPRPTAPKPPLQKKPLDEAGGPEAAESGSLVLSELPEELRSLPPELLPGPLGQLPPPALATLAGGLRPPEPYMLPGGVASAPLPPLAPTPPFPGHYRLPGPPAVPGPFAAAGGVPGQLLQPSAPAGPAPSSAAPQLFPAAPLLRAPGQPGFGAAPPVPPPRSSPQHGALPAYGLGRPGAAPGPLRQPLPGAAVLGARPGAGGHESPGTRPATTTVDSVQAPISSCSVPPRGPPGPFLPPQRPGVPPAPFPYAAGGVQPFGAPAQSPFPPAQPPPAFTQGPQQFPPGPFPAPLPFRQPPRVPLAAPAQFPQQPFPSAGSQLPPPAPGQASLPPQLYPLPGQDQLPPAGVAPHPGAVPFPRTSVQSGPPSLAGLQPVPPGSPALPFCPSPAPPSAQLPPGTMALCPPAPVPPSQAPSPGPLPGAVVVPGPLVPSPAPAPSPALPMQPPAPRAPPALPPPGSGDAPFPRQSPCPADLLSSSPESQPGGSAAPGGLLQPTKAGPQEGQRPRAVQLIEADPYAEPERIRRLLAELERFRAQAERLERPAPGGGSELDALWKELQEAQERDARQRSIAIARCYSMKNRHQDIMPYDRNRVVLRSGKDDYINASRVEDLSPYCPALIATQAPLLGTAADFWLMIYEQKVSVVVMLVSEQELDKKVLRYFPSERGQPVAQGPLTVVLTSLRVTPTHVERMLTLQYRDQSLKRTVAHLQFTSWPELGLPDSKGSLLRFIQEVHGHYLHQRPLHTPVVVHCSSGVGRTGAFCLLYAAVQEVEAGNGIPDLAQLVRRMRQQRKHMLQEKLHLKFCFEAVLLHAEQVLLRHGVGGPALPKPPNSTSSKLYFQQDPQDLVLGGDVPISSIQATIAKLSIKPGGPGPEPGEGWGVDPCPAPDPVEPEVPLVLPDGVVDGVGAPEPPAPRPPLPEPSGATDGSNHVGGESPEGPPEAPAAPPASSSSSLELLASLTPEAFSLDASLKGKQRMNKQNFLQAQPGEGLRGPRPSDDPLSMLDPLWTLNKA, encoded by the exons ATGGAGGCCGTGCCCCGCATGCCCATGATCTGGCTCGACCTCAAGGAGGCCGGGGAGTTCGCCTTCAACGCCGCAGTCAAGAAG aGCGCCGTCAGTGTCCCCAGGGACTTTGAGGGCTGCAGCACCCTGCGCAAGTACCTGGggcagctgcacttcctgcaGAGCCGCATCCCCATGGGACACGGGCAGGACGCGGCCGTGCCCGTCACCTG GACTGAGATCTTCTCGGGCAAGGCTGTGACACATGAGGACATCAAGTATGAGCAGGCCTGTGTCCTCTACAACCTGG GAGCTCTGCATTCCATGCTGGGAGCCATGGACAAGCGAGTATCCGAGGAG GGCATGAAGGTTTCCTGCACCCACTTCCAATGTGCTGCTGGTGCCTTCACCTACCTGCGGGATCACTTCCCCCATTCCTACAGTGTGGACATGAGCCACCAGATCCTCAGTCTCAACATCAACCTCATGCTG GGCCAGGCACAGGAGTGTCTCCTGGAGAAGTCCATGCTGGACAACAGGAAGAGCTTCCTTGTGGCTCGGATCAGTGCCCAG GTGGTGGATTACTACAAGGAGGCCTGCCGGGCACTGGAGAACTCGGAGACAGCCTCACTGCTGGGCAAGATCCAGAAGGATTGGAAGAAGCTGGTTCAAATGAAAATCTATTACTTCGCTGCCGTTGCCCAT ctgcacaTGGGGAAAcaggctgaggagcagcagaagttTGGGGAAAGG GTCATCTACTTCCAGAGCGCTCTGGACAAGCTCAACGAAGCCATTAAGCTGGCAAAG GGCCAGCCTGAAACCGTGCAGGAAGCTCTGAGGTTCACCATGGATGTCATTGGTGGGAA GTACAATTCAGCGAAAAAGGACAATGACTTCATCTACCACGAGGCCGTGCCCACGCTGGACACTCTGCAGTCTGTCAAAG GTGCCCCCTTGGTGAAGGCTCTGCCTGTCAACCCCACGGATCCCGCGGTCACCGGCCCTGATATCTTTGCCAAGCTGGTGCCCATGGCTGCCCACGAGGCCTCGTCCCTGTACAG CGAGGAAAAGGCCAAACTGCTGCGGGATGTGATGGCCAAGATTGAAGCCAAGAACGAAGTGCTGGA CCAGTTCATGGACTCCATGCAGCTGGACCCCGAGACTGTGGACAACCTGGACATGTACAACCACATCCCGCCTGTGCTGATGGAGAAATGTGCTGCACTCAGCGTGCGCCCGGACACCGTCCGCAACCTCGTCCAGTCCATGCAGG TGCTCTCTGGGGTCTTCACCGACGTGGAGGCGTCGCTGAAGGAGATCCAGGACCTGCTGGAGGAGGACGAGGCGCAGGAGCGGAAGCTGcaagagctgctggggagggtCCCACCGGCACCAGGGTCCCCCCCAGGGCTGGCCGAGGTGAGCAAGGAGTGCTCCAAATACCTGGAGCTGCacgagaaggcgagtttcacCAACACTGAGCTGCACCGTGCCATGAACCTGCACCTGGGCAACCTGCGCCTGCTCGGTGGCCCCCTGGAGCAGGTCCGGGCCGCGCTGCCCACCCCCACCCTCTCTGAAG ATGACAAACAGGTGCTGCAGAACCTGAAGCGCATCCTGGCCAAGGTGCAGGAGATGCGGGACCAGCGCAtgtccctggagcagcagctgcgggAGATGATCCAGAAGGACGACATCACCACCTCGCTGGTCACCACGGACCGCTCCGAGATGAAG AAGCTCTTTGAAGAGCAGCTGAAGAAGTACGACCAGCTCAAGGTGTACCTGGAGCAGAACTTGGCTGCCCAGGAGAACGTGCTCAAGGCTCTGACTGACGCCAACGTCAAATACGCGGCCGTGCGCAAGGCCCTGGCTGAGGTGGAGCACAA gtgGAACACGACCGTGCAGACCTTGGTGGCCTCCTACGAGGCCTATGAGGACCTGATGAAGAAGTCCCAGGAGGGGAAGGATTTCTACACGGACCTGGAGGGGAAGGCGGCCAAGCTGCTGGAGCGGGCACGGGCAGCGTGCCAGGCCAGCGAGGCACAccggcagcagctgctggagag GGAGCTGAAGAAGCAGCCGCCCCCCCGGCCCACGGCCCCCAAGCCTCCCCTGCAGAAGAAGCCACTGGACGAGGCCGGGGGCCCCGAGGCCGCCGAGTCGGGGTCCCTGGTGCTGTCGGAGCTGCCCGAGGAGCTGCGGAGCCTCCCCCCGGAGCTACTGCCCGGGCCCCTGGGCCAGCTGCCCCCTCCAGCGCTGGCCACCCTGGCCGGGGGGCTGCGGCCCCCCGAGCCCTACATGCTGCCAGGGGGGGTGGCCAGCGCCCCGCTGCCCCCCCTGGCCCCCACACCCCCCTTCCCGGGGCACTACCGCCTACCCGGGCCTCCCGCCGTCCCCGGTCCCTTTGCCGCCGCCGGGGGCGTTCcggggcagctcctgcagccctcgGCCCCGGCCGGGCCCGCCCCCAGCTCCGCCGCCCCGCAGCTCTTCCCGGCCGCGCCCCTGCTCCGCGCCCCGGGACAGCCGGGCTTTGGGGCAGCCCCGCCCGTGCCGCCCCCGCGCTCGTCCCCCCAGCACGGGGCCCTGCCCGCCTACGGCCTGGGCCGGCCCGGGGCAGCGCCCGGCCCGCTCCGGCAGCCCCTGCCGGGGGCAGCGGTCCTGGGCGCCCGGCCGGGGGCGGGTGGCCACGAGTCCCCGGGCACGCGCCCGGCCACCACCACGGTGGACAGCGTCCAGGCCCCCATCTCCAGCTGTTCCGTGCCCCCCCGGGGTCCCCCGGGCCCCTTCCTGCCCCCCCAGCGCCCGGGTGTCCCCCCGGCCCCGTTCCCCTACGCTGCGGGGGGGGTTCAGCCCTTCGGGGCACCGGCTCAGTCCCCCTTCCCCCCGGCACAGCCCCCGCCCGCTTTCACCCAGGGCCCCCAGCAGTTCCCCCCGGGTCCCTTCCCGGCCCCCCTGCCCTTCCGGCAGCCCCCCCGAGTCCCCCTGGCCGCCCCGGCCCAATTCCCCCAGCAGCCCTTCCCCAGTGCGGGGTCCCAGCTGCCCCCGCCGGCCCCGGGGCAGGCCTCGCTGCCCCCCCAGCTCTACCCGCTCCCCGGGCAGGACCAGCTGCCCCCCGCGGGCGTCGCCCCACACCCGGGGGCCGTGCCCTTCCCCAGGACCTCTGTCCAGAGCGGCCCCCCGTCCCTGGCGGGGCTCCAGCCGGTGCCCCCCGGCTCCCCCGCCCTGCCCTTCTGCCCTAGCCCGGCTCCCCCCAGCGCTCAGCTGCCCCCCGGGACCATGGCCCTGTGCCCCCCCGCGCCCGTCCCGCCCAGCCAGGCCCCTTCTCCCGGGCCCTTGCCGGGCGCCGTGGTGGTCCCGGGCCCGCTGGTCCCGTCTCCGGCCCCGGCCCCTTCCCCAGCGCTGCCTATGCAGCCCCCGGCGCCGCGGGCTCCTCCTGCGCTGCCGCCGCCGGGCTCCGGGGACGCGCCGTTCCCTCGGCAGAGCCCCTGCCCCGCCGACCTGCTGTCCTCCAGCCCCGAGAGCCAGCCCGGCGGCTCGGCCGCGCCCggggggctgctgcagcccacCAAGGCGGGGCCGCAGGAGGGGCAGCGGCCCCGGGCCGTGCAGCTTATCGAGGCCGACCCGTACGCGGAGCCCGAGCGCATCCGGCGGCTGCTGGCCGAGTTGGAGCGGTTCCGAGCCCAGGCCGAGCGGCTGGAGCGGCCAGCGCCCGGCGGCGGCTCTGAGCTGGACGCGCtctggaaggagctgcaggaagcgCAGGAGCGCGACGCCCGGCAGCGCTCCATCGCCATCGCCCGCTGCTACTCCATGAAGAACCGGCACCAGGATATCATGCCCTACGACCGCAACCGCGTCGTGCTGCGCTCGGGCAAGGACGACTACATCAACGCCAGCCGCGTGGAGGACCTGTCCCCGTACTGCCCCGCCCTCATCGCCACCCAGGCCCCGCTGCTCGGCACCGCCGCCGACTTCTGGCTCATGATCTACGAGCAGAAGGTGTCCGTGGTGGTCATGCTCGTGTCCGAGCAGGAGCTGGACAAG AAGGTGCTGCGGTACTTCCCGTCGGAGCGGGGCCAGCCCGTGGCACAGGGCCCCCTGACCGTGGTGCTCACCAGCCTGCGGGTGACCCCCACGCACGTGGAGCGGATGCTGACGCTGCAGTACCGAGACCAGAGCCTCAAGCGCACCGTGGCTCACCTGCAGTTCACCTCTTGGCCTGAGCT GGGCCTGCCCGACAGCAAGGGGAGCCTCCTGCGCTTCATCCAGGAGGTGCACGGCCATTACCTGCACCAGCGCCCGCTGCACACCCCCGTCGTGGTGCACTGCAG CTCCGGCGTGGGCCGCACTGGCGCCTTCTGCCTGCTGTACGCTGCGGTGCAGGAGGTGGAAGCCGGGAACGGCATCCCGGACCTGGCACAGCTGGTGAGGCGGATGCGGCAGCAGCGCAAGCACATGCTGCAGGAGAAG ctgcaccTCAAGTTCTGCTTCGAGGCCGTCCTGCTCCACGCCGAGCAGGTGCTGCTGCGACACGGCGTGGgcggccctgccctgcccaagCCCCCCAATAGCACCTCCTCCAAG CTCTACTTCCAGCAGGACCCGCAGGACCTGGTGCTGGGGGGGGACGTGCCCATCAGCTCCATCCAGGCCACCATCGCCAAGCTCAGCATCAAACCGGGGGGCCCCGGCCCGGAGCccggggagggctggggggtgGATCCCTGCCCCGCTCCGGACCCCGTGGAGCCCGAGGTGCCACTGGTGCTTCCTGACGGTGTTGTGGACGGTGTCGGTGCCCCCGAGCCCCCCGCCCCGAGGCCGCCCCTCCCCGAGCCATCGGGTGCCACTGACGGCAGCAACCACGTGGGGGGAGAGAGCCCCGAGGGGCCGCCGGAGGCCCCCGCTGCCCCCccagcatcctcctcctcctctctggaGCTCTTGGCCTCGCTGACGCCGGAGGCCTTCAGCCTGGACGCGTCCCTCAAGGGCAAGCAGCGCATGAACAAGCAGAAtttcctgcaggcacagccGGGCGAGGGGCTCCGGGGACCCCGGCCCAGCGATGACCCCCTCAGCATGCTCGACCCTCTCTGGACCCTCAACAAGGCGTGA